DNA from Thioclava sp. GXIMD2076:
CAGTATTTCGCGCCCTCATGCAGCATATAGTAGTTTTCCTGCGTGCCCCCGATACCGGTGGTCGCCATCCCCATCGAGGCGGCAAAATCAGCAGCACCGAGACTCATCGCCTGCAGGCGGGGCGAGGAGGCCGCGATCTCCTCGACATGGGCGATACCGGCGGCAGATTCGATGATCACCTCGAGGCTGACCTTTTTCTGGCGGCCCTTGGCGGCTTCGATCGCGGTAATCAGCGCATCCACCGCATAGACATCCGCTGCGCAGCCGACCTTGGGGATCATGATCTGGTCGATGCGCTCCGAGCCTTCCTCCAAAAGCTCGACCACATCGCGATACCAGTAGGGCGTATCGAGCGCGTTGATCCGCACCGAGAGATACTTGGTGTTCCAGTCGATCTCGTGGCTGGCGGCGATGATGTTTTTGCGGGCAACCGCCTTATCATTGGGCGCGACGCTATCTTCGAGGTCCAAATTGATGACATCCGCCGCAGAGGCTGCCATCTTGGCGAAGAGCTTCGTGTTGGAACCGGGGCCAAAGAGCTGGCACCGGTTCGGGCGGGCAGGCGGGGTGGGCTGGATGCGGAAACTCATCGGTCCTCCGGTAATGATGTTTCTATCCTGATGCTTCGTTTGGTATATTGTTGCGCGCCGATTTTCAATGATTTTCTGCATTGCAGAATGAACGACTCGTTTATGCGGCACAGTCTTGCTTGAATCATTAAAATCACCGCTCAATCTCCGACGAATTTCCGGCATCGTGCAAATAAAATCGGCCAAATGGCCTTTTGACGAAATATATTTCAGAATTATCATTCGAATGATCCCCAAATACCAAAGAAATTTCATCGAAAAGAGCCTAGCTTAGGATCAACGACTAATTTGGAGGCCTTGTTATGGCGCTTATCGAAACCCCGTATCTGCTTTTCCTTGGTGACGCGCCGGACTCTCTGGCCGCGAAAGTGGCGCAAGGTATCAAGGACTGGCGTCCCGAGTTCGCCGTGGGCCAGTTCCGTATGGACGGGTGCAAGGCCGATATGGGTCTGACCGACATGACGCTGGAAGAGGCTGTTGCGGCAGGCTGCAAGACGCTGGTGATCGGCGTGGCCAACCGTGGTGGCGTAATTTCCGCTGCATGGAAAGAAGTTCTGATCAAGGCGCTTGAAGCCGGTATGGATCTGGCCTCGGGCCTCCATAACCTGCTGCGCGAAGAAGCCGATCTGGTGGCCGCTGCCGAGAAACACGGCCGTCAGCTGCATGACGTGCGTATTCCTTCGGTGAAATATCCGATCGCCAATGGCGAGAAGCGCCGCGGCAAGCGCATGCTGGCCGTGGGCACCGATTGCTCGGTCGGCAAGATGTATACCGCGCTCTGCGTGGAAAAAGAGATGCGCGAGCGCGGCATGAAAGCCAGCTTCCGTGCCACCGGCCAGACCGGTATCCTGATCACCGGTGACGGTGTGCCGCTCGATGCCGTGATCGCCGATTTCATGGCCGGCTCGGTCGAATATCTGACCCCCGATAACGACGATGATCACTGGGATCTGATCGAGGGTCAGGGCTCGCTGTTCCATGTGTCCTATTCGGGCGTGACCATGGCGCTGATCCATGGCGGCCAACCCGATGCGCTGGTGATCTGCCACGAGCCGACCCGTGCGCATATGCGTGGTCTGCCGGGCTACCAGCTGCCGTCGATCCAGGCCGTGGCCGATCTGGCGCTGCAACTGGCGCAGGTCGCGAACTCCGACTGTAAGGTTGTCGGTGTCTCGGTGAACACCAAGGATATGCCGGAAGCCGAAGCCAAAGCCTATCTGGCCAAGGTCGAAGCCGAAATGGGCCTTCCCGCAACCGACCCCTTCCGCTTCGGTGCCGGTCCGCTGGTTGATGCGCTCGAAGCTCTCGACGCCGTCGCCGCCGAGTAAGCCCTATACCCGCCGGGATCACGTCTCGGCGGGTTTTTACTGACACTCTCGCAAAAAGTCTTAGCTTGCCGGTCGAAGGGCCGTCAGAACGCATGGCCAGAGCCAGAGTGAGGAAGATATCATGATCAAAGTTACCCCCGACAGTTTCAAACTCGCCGAGGCATTCACCATCTCGCGCGGCTCGCGCACGCAATCCGACGTGCTGACCGTGCGGATCGACCGCGATGGCCTGACCGGCTGGGGCGAGTGCCTGCCCTATGCCCGCTACGCCGAGACGCTCGATAGTGTGACCGCGCAGATCAATTCGCTGCCCGCCGGTATCACCCGTATGGAGCTGCAGGAGGCACTGCCCGCCGGTGCCGCGCGCAATGCCGTGGATTGCGCGCTGTGGGATCTGGAGGCCAAGAAGGCCGGCAAGCGCGTCTGGGAGCTGGCGGGGCTTGCTGCACCCAAGCCGGAAGTGACCGCCTATACGCTCTCGCTCGATACAGTCGAGACGATGCGCGAGAAGGCCGCGAAAAACGCCCATCGCCCCGTGTTGAAGATCAAGCTCGGCACACCTGACGATATTCCGCGTCTCGAGGCCGTGCGCGAAGGTGCGCCCAAGGCCAAGATCATCCTTGATGCCAATGAAGGCTGGGAGATGGAGACATTCCTCGATATCCAGAAACATCTGGTGCGCCTCAATATCGCGATGGTCGAGCAGCCCCTGCCTGCCGCCGCTGATGAGGGCCTGATGGGCGTCGAGCGTCTGGTGCCGATCTGCGCCGATGAAGCCTGCCATGACCGCGCCTCGATGGCGCATCTGCGCGGCAAATACGATATGATCAACATCAAGCTCGACAAGACCGGCGGCCTGACCGAGGCGCTTGCGCTGCGCGATCTGGCTCTGTCCGAAGGCTATAAGGTAATGGTCGGGTGTATGCTGGGCTCGTCTCTGGGCATGGCGCCCGCGACGCTCGTGGCGCAGGGGGCGGACATCGTCGATCTTGACGCCCCGCTGCTTCTGGCAGAAGACCGTGACCAGCCGCTGCATTACGAAGACGGTAAAGTTTATCCGCCCGAAGCGTCGCTTTGGGGCTGAGGGAAGAAGGAGTAAGGCCGATGAGCCGTATTGTTTATCTCAACGGTGAGTATATCCCCGAAGAAGAGGCCAAGGTTTCGATCTTCGACCGTGGTTTTGTCATGGGCGATGCCGTCTATGAGGTGACTGCCGTGATCGGCGGCAAGCTGTGGGATTTCGAGGGCCATGTGAAGCGTCTTGCCCGTTCGCTGAACGAGCTGGAGATGCAGAACCCGCTCAGCCGCGAAGAGCTTCTGGAGATCCACCGCGAGCTGATCGCACGCAATCCCGAGTTCATCGACGGCGGCATCTACCTGCAGATCTCGCGCGGCAATGCCGGTGACCGCGACTTCGCCTTCCCGCCCGCCGATGTGAAGCCGACCGTAGTGCTTTATACCCAAGCCAAGAACGGCCTGCTGGATGACCCCAAGGCCAAGAAA
Protein-coding regions in this window:
- a CDS encoding L-malyl-CoA/beta-methylmalyl-CoA lyase; protein product: MSFRIQPTPPARPNRCQLFGPGSNTKLFAKMAASAADVINLDLEDSVAPNDKAVARKNIIAASHEIDWNTKYLSVRINALDTPYWYRDVVELLEEGSERIDQIMIPKVGCAADVYAVDALITAIEAAKGRQKKVSLEVIIESAAGIAHVEEIAASSPRLQAMSLGAADFAASMGMATTGIGGTQENYYMLHEGAKYWSDPWHWAQTAIVAACRTHGLLPVDGPFGDFSDDEGFRAQALRSATLGMVGKWAIHPKQIALANEVFTPSEAAVTEAREILAAMEQAKSEGAGAAVYKGRLVDIASMRQAEVIVRQAEMIGV
- the dgcA gene encoding N-acetyl-D-Glu racemase DgcA gives rise to the protein MMIKVTPDSFKLAEAFTISRGSRTQSDVLTVRIDRDGLTGWGECLPYARYAETLDSVTAQINSLPAGITRMELQEALPAGAARNAVDCALWDLEAKKAGKRVWELAGLAAPKPEVTAYTLSLDTVETMREKAAKNAHRPVLKIKLGTPDDIPRLEAVREGAPKAKIILDANEGWEMETFLDIQKHLVRLNIAMVEQPLPAAADEGLMGVERLVPICADEACHDRASMAHLRGKYDMINIKLDKTGGLTEALALRDLALSEGYKVMVGCMLGSSLGMAPATLVAQGADIVDLDAPLLLAEDRDQPLHYEDGKVYPPEASLWG
- the dgcN gene encoding N-acetyltransferase DgcN encodes the protein MALIETPYLLFLGDAPDSLAAKVAQGIKDWRPEFAVGQFRMDGCKADMGLTDMTLEEAVAAGCKTLVIGVANRGGVISAAWKEVLIKALEAGMDLASGLHNLLREEADLVAAAEKHGRQLHDVRIPSVKYPIANGEKRRGKRMLAVGTDCSVGKMYTALCVEKEMRERGMKASFRATGQTGILITGDGVPLDAVIADFMAGSVEYLTPDNDDDHWDLIEGQGSLFHVSYSGVTMALIHGGQPDALVICHEPTRAHMRGLPGYQLPSIQAVADLALQLAQVANSDCKVVGVSVNTKDMPEAEAKAYLAKVEAEMGLPATDPFRFGAGPLVDALEALDAVAAE